TCAACAAGGTGGACGTTATGGAAGGTGTTCCCTCTTGATTCTCTAACCCCCTCTGTTTGCAGGCGTCCGTAGCCCACAAGGGAGGTGTGAGACGGGggtctctcttcctccatcttgcctttctcttctctctgcagGTCTCAGGACACCTCTCCTTTGCCCTCACCCCTGCCAAGGACCAAGAGCAGAAAACATACCCGAGCTCTCCAGAAGTTAAGGTGCCGGGGCAGGAAGCCGGGCTTGTGGAGAGGGTCAGTGTGGGGGCGGCCCACCCAGCTGACCCGAAGTCCTTTTCCCGCCGCAGGGAGGTGAACAGGCGCCTCCAGGACCTTCGCTCCTGCCTGAGTCCCAAGCAGCGTCAGGGCCAGGACTGCCTGAGCCAAGATGATGAGGTGGTCCTTTTGGAGGGACCCATTCTCCCGAGGAGCCCGCGACGCTTCCAGCTCAAAGTCCGGTGCCGGGCTGACCTGATCAGATTGCCCGTCACAATGGTAAGTGCGTGCAGGGCCTGCGGGGGCCGGTCCCAGGAGAGGCCGTGGTCAGGCAGGGGGGACTGTGTTTCTTTGCCCATCCTGCTCTTTCAGGCTCCATGCCTTTGTGCTCACTATTCCCTTGGTCTgtattgtcttttattttccctcccttttctgGCAAAATTCCCACCCATTTTTTCGAGAAGGAGTAAGGAAAAGGGATGGAAGGCGCCTTGAGGCTAAGCATCCTAAGGTGCTTTATTGGCAGCCCCCTCCCAGGATGACTCCATCCAAAAACAAGAATGATAACAGAAAGGAGCCATAACCATGCATTGGCAAGCAGCTCAGCCAGAGCTTGCAAACTGGCAGCCATGGCCTTGTCAACAGGCATCTTCCTTTTTCACCTGCAGAGCGCCGTTAAAGCATAGGAGCTTACAGCAACAACaaagccctacccagtttggctcagtgggtagagcgttggcccttggacttaagggttgctggttccattccgatcaagggcaggcacctgggttggaggttcgattcccggcccggtcggggcatgtgcaggcggcaacccatccatgtgtctctctgacatcgatgtttctctctctgtctctccccttcccttcctctctctaaaagtcaatggaaaaatgttcttgggtgaggattaacaccaaACAAATGCACAAAGTTAAAAACAGGATTGATTGCCAGCCTTTGCAGTAGGTGATTTCATGCAAAGGTCCGGATGTCTGGCTGCTCTTAAGTAGGAAGACATAGTCACGGGCGACAGCgacctgttgcctcctgcacgccacctactggggttgagcctgaaacccagacatgtgtcctgacggggaaatcaaaccagcgacctttcggtgcatgggacaacacccaaccaccTGAGCCGCCCTGGCCGGGCCTCACTGGCTGCTTAGGTGGGGCCTGTGAGCTCCACTTGGCTGCAGTCCCCGCCCTCCCCTTTTTCCTCCTAACCTGTGGTTGCTTCATTTCTTCGTGTTACTTGCCCCAACCCCTATTGACAtgattttattctgtattttccCAGGTAAACATGACGAACTCCCAGCTGAGGAGCTCGAGTAGCAAAGGCCACACACTTGTGTTGGGGGCGGTGATGGGGACTTCAAGGCAGGAAGGCCTCCTtgttcttctctccttccccagtCGGAGCCCCTACAGAGTGTGGTGGACCACATGGCCACCCATCTCGGGGTGTCCCCAAGCAGGATCCTCTTACTCTTTGGAGAGACAGAGCTGTCCCCTACCGCCACCCCCCGGACCCTAAAGCTTGGAGTGGCTGACATCATTGgtgagaggagggcagggaggtggaGCCTTGAGGAGGCTTTTGCTccagggaggggatgaaaggaaaggctgggtgggggctggcttccAGCCCCAGCGCCCTGGTCCTGCCTCCACAGACTGTGTGGTGCTGGCGAGCTCCCCCGAGGCGGCAGAGgcctcccacctgctccagcTGCGCGTGCAGGGGAAGGAGAAGCACCAGACGCTGCAAGTCTCGCTGTCCCGAGTGAGTGGGAGAGATGGCTCTCCGcgccctcacccttcctctgcctcctctctcgTCAGTTAACAGGATGGGTTCCTTCTCGTCCTGATTTGCTGGAGACACTGCCCTCCCTGGTGTTGGGTTCCCGCACATCCTGGGTGGTGGGAAAAGCCCCTCATTCACCTTCCCGCCCCTTCTGCTGGGAACCTCTGCTCTAGTCTCCTGTCTCCTTCCAGTTAAAATGGAAAGGACCTTTGGACAGTAACCACTAAAACCCGTCAAAGTAGCAAATGAAGGCCACACTTGTAAGTGACATTGAGGGCACTGAATTTCACAGCCACCTTCAGGGAAAGTAGTTATCGTCATTGAACAAAAAGGGAATTGAGGTCTAGGGAGGTGCGTGACTTGCTCTTTAGTGTCCGAGGGTTGCTGTCGCAAACCACCACACACTGAGAGGCTTAGAACAACAGCATGCATCCTGTCACAGTTCTGGGGGGTAGAAATCGGAAGGTAGGAGGTGCCAGCAGGGTCACGCCCCCTGAGACTGCGTAGGATCCTCCTGCCTCTTCCAGTTGACCTGGTGTTCCTAGACTTGCCCCTGCCTCACTGCAGTCTGCCTCTGTTGTCACATGGCTTCTCCCTGGatgtctgttttctcttcttacaaggacaccggTCATGTTGCATTAGTGCCCACCCTAatcagtatgacctcatcttaacttgttACATCTGCGAAGGCCCTACTTCCAAGTAAGGTCGCATTCACACCCACCAGGGGGTAGGACCACAAGGTATCTTTTTGGAGGGGACACAGTTCAAACTGTAATACTTGCCTAAGGACACATCCAGTCAAGTGGGAGAACCTGCCTCCAGGCGATCGCTCTCACGCTGGCGTCATTGCCTGACCTGCGCCTCCGCCCTAAGCTGTGGGCTCTGTGACCTGGTTCCCTAGAGAGGAACCAGCTCCCCTGGCTTCTTTGTCCACTCGCCCTCCCCTCCAAAGGCAGGACTTGACGTGTCCCCTTGTCCTCCCTGTCCCAGGTCCTCTGTCCCTCCGAGTTCTTCCCAGCGCCTTTCATTTACATCAGGTTTTCCTGTCTGTCCAGGATTCTCCCCTCAAGACCCTCATGTCCCACTACGAGGAGGCCATGGGACTCTCCGGCCGCAAGCTCTCCTTCTTCTTTGATGGGACAAAGCTTTCGGGCAAGGAGCTGCCGGCTGATCTGGGCATGGAATCCGGGGACCTCATTGAGGTCTGGGGCTGAGACCCCGCTCCCTGTTGGGAGACCCTCATGGGACCCCCTCTACTGGACTTGGAGAACAGCTGTCCCCTTTGGCCGTGAAGGGCTAGCCAAAGCTGAGGTAGAACTTATCTTCAAGCTGAAGCAAAACCGAGGCATGGTATCTGACCCCCTCCCGCTCACTTTAGTTTCAAACTGTTAGTGCCCTGGTTCGTTGTGTTTGTCATTGCTGCCCGGGCACTGAATTCCCAGGGTGTGCTGAGCTCGGCGACCCCCtgggacattccccacccccaccctttcaCTTCCACCATCACCCTTTCCTTCACTGAACTGCTCATGTTTGAAGAGGGAGTGGAAATAAATGAGGGTTGAGAATGAGATTCCAGCCCTGGGACAGCCGTGGCCGTAGTCTCATTTGGAGGTAGGTGGTGAGGTTTGCTTGAGGCACGGACGCAGGAAAAGAAATGATCGAGCTCGTGCAGGCAGGAGCTTCCGCGCAGGCAGACGGGGCTACTCTTGAAGGATCTGGAAGGTTCTCGGCCTTGGAGTCCAGCTCACCTAGGGCCTGCAGAGCCCCGTCCTGAGGCGCACATTGTTGAGGGCATAGCTGAGCACCGGAGGCCTTTCGGATCGCGGGTCCTAGCCATGCCAGGATCTCATGCAAGGCTCTGGTTTCATGGCTTCTCCCCCTTCACGCCACCCTCTCCCATACGCATCCACCCTGGGATGTGATTACATGTCTTTGCACAGGAATTTATCCTTGTAAAGCGCAGTGCTGTACATGTGAATATCCTTATGTACGTGGTGTGCTGTGATCTGTGCGGCTCCTTTCTCACTCAACACGTGTTGCTTGTTTTACATCGACCTCGTTGCTTTGAACTGCTCTGCGACATTCCACAGTGGGCGTCAGCGGGGTGTCCCTTCCACGTTCACTGGTGGGCCCCTCGGAGCCACGAGGGATATCCTGGTGAGTCCCCCTCCACGCTGTGTGGAGAGCTCTCTGGCATAGACACCCAGGATGGGACTGGGTCGGGTTCATTTCTCTATGGCCTGCCAGAGTTTTCTCCCACTGGACGCTCCCCATTTCTCCCGCCCTCGCTGGCACTTTGATTGCCCCGTTTCTCTTTTTGCCAGTCTGACGGGTATGAAGTGGCACCGTGTTTTAATGTACGTTCATCTCATTCCAGGAATTTGGGAAGTTTCTTCATGTACCTGTCAGCCTTTCTGGTTTCCCTTTCTGTAAACTGTTCATTTCTCTGTTTATTCTCAAGAGTTGCTCATATATTCCTGGGCCGTTGCAAATAACGCAGAATGGCACTTGGGTTTCTATACCTAGGAGTGCCCTTTACTGAAGAGacgtttttaattttaatttaggtGAATGAACTGTTTTTTTATGTAATTTGTTGCTTTTTGATTTCTTATCTAAAAGTAGTTAAgatattttgcattttcttttgttaGCTTCCCGGCTCTTCCTTTCACGTTTAGGCCACGGAAGGGGCTGAAGTCCAGCTGTGCACACTGGCACCGGCACCGGCTGGTGTCTGCCCTGCATGGCTACACATTTCTGCTCGTTGATTGATTCCAGGCTGTACTGACTGCTAAATATTGAGATTTacttttaaactatttaaaattcacatttgTATATGAGATCCAAGtcttattttcattatataatgAGCCAGTTTCCTCAGTGTCTACTAATAAAGCCATTAATTTCCCACAAGATGTGGTATAATTTTGGCAATAGTGTATcacattcttaaaatattttttgttagaaTGTGGCATTCTTTTGACCTTGTATTGTAGGAAAGAAAcctttataacatttaaataatatataatacagtatagCTCTCATTTTTTCAGATCTTTTATGCCTGCTAATAACTTTGAACacattaaaagtatatattcagTCTTAGCAGAATAAATGGGAATACATTCCACTTGTGTGTACTTGAGGATTTCTGTCTTTGTGGCCCTCATGGGACCCCCACACAGTCTGTGACTAAGACATTCCTTGTCCCCTCACATCCATTGTTCCTCCTTCCAGGCTAACAGACTTCAGAATGAAGACAGCACTGCCCAGTCTGCACGTAGCTGGGCACGGTCCAGTGCTGGTTCAGGCTCTTGGGGTGCCAGGGGAGGAGGACCGCCCGTTCCAGGATGCGACCATAGTGGGCAGTGCCCGCCCTCCCCTTCGCTTTCTTCCTGGAAGGGGAGCAACCCAACTGACACGAGGTGACCTAGGGTGGAAGCCACACAAGGACGGTCAAGGAGAGGCTCAGCCTTCATGCAGCGTTTTGCCAGCCCTGTGCACCTCTGGGCTACAAGGGAAAGGGGAACTTCTGTCTTACTTAGATCGCCGCTACTGGAGGATTTCTGCCCCTGGTAACCAAACCCAAGTCTAGCCCTGGCGTGTTGCTATTGCAGGCCGTATTGTAGTTGTCAGGTCACTGAAGGAGGAACGCAATGAGGCCGGAATGGTGAGGGATTCCGAATTCACTCAGTCatccgcacaccaggtggctgagcctggatggctccagcaccagTGCTGGGAGTCAGCGGCTTTTAAAGGCCTTTGGCGGGatttttctgggcggagacttCTTTATGCAGACCCGGAGGGGAGGGAATGGAGTGTGGTCAccacaagtgaaatgtggtctcagcaaagggactgtccatagtgaaatgaccCGAAAAGCCAGTTCCTCGGGGAAGGGTATCAACTCAATTGCTCCATCAAATCTAACAGCAGTGAGCCTCTTTGGGAACCAGGGAGAGCTCAGCTTGTACCAGGAGTAGAGTCACTGGCCATTGGATGCGCACCTCCCAGCTGCTCTTGAGCGGGACCTCTAAGTCCATAAGCAAGTGGTAGAAGGTCCAGTTTCCTCTGATGGTTCCCAGCACTTAATCTGGGGAGGATGTGGCAAAGAACTAAGAAAAATTGCATTTCttctatgatgagagagattaTTCACCCTTTTGATCGAAGAGATTGGTCACTTGTCAGATGACCTTTCTAAAACTCTCCTGTTggcctggcccctgtggctcagttggttgggtgtcctccCGTGCACCGtgtgatgcccagtcagggcgcatgcctgggtttcaggctggatacctggtagggggcatgcaggaggcagccaatcaatcaatgtttcactctcgcattgatgtttctctccacctcccttctccCTAAAGAAGtcaattcaaaaaattaaaaataaaactctcctGCTTAGAAACCTTCAAAACCACGGTGAGCTCTTACTCGGTGCCACACACCAAGCTTGGCACTTTTAACCTCATTCATCCTCAGAGCAATCCTAACAGGGTTTGGATCACAGATGcccccttatctgcagttttgctttttgaggtttcagttacctgtggtcaacctcGGTCTGaacatgttaaatgaaaaatttcatgccctggccagggtagctcagttggtggggtgctgtcccatgcaccaacaggtcgctggttggattcctggtcagggcacatgacc
This is a stretch of genomic DNA from Myotis daubentonii chromosome 4, mMyoDau2.1, whole genome shotgun sequence. It encodes these proteins:
- the NFATC2IP gene encoding NFATC2-interacting protein, with translation MAEPVRKRGRRSRGGGVGRGTRGARGRRPGAQRSPARRSVESVLVDLVSDSDEEILEVSTARGSADPVEAPLPESPGPAAPPDSRDDSDSDSDSEGADARPAGAPPTVVRRRRRLLLDPGEAPAVPVYSEKVKSSLQLLPDHLPLLKLCPPGAEEEGDMADSSSPHAEDLSGPDSPWKKKLRSKAEDEKEKRTASLSQDTSPLPSPLPRTKSRKHTRALQKLREVNRRLQDLRSCLSPKQRQGQDCLSQDDEVVLLEGPILPRSPRRFQLKVRCRADLIRLPVTMSEPLQSVVDHMATHLGVSPSRILLLFGETELSPTATPRTLKLGVADIIDCVVLASSPEAAEASHLLQLRVQGKEKHQTLQVSLSRDSPLKTLMSHYEEAMGLSGRKLSFFFDGTKLSGKELPADLGMESGDLIEVWG